A region from the Oceanidesulfovibrio marinus genome encodes:
- a CDS encoding pilus assembly FimT family protein: MNPLSKLVKRDRSAGFTAVELIATLLILGILAAFVIPKADSEDSKMLNDMNVLRAHIRFAQLRAMGDDGTWGLNIAGSGKSYTLERNGTTSAMVNLPGEDSATYDFQSTALSVTPGRIEFDDRGRPVGPSETPLTTDTTITPTVSGEHGSVKPIIITQQTGFIK, from the coding sequence ATGAATCCACTTTCCAAATTAGTTAAACGCGACCGGAGCGCCGGCTTCACGGCCGTGGAGCTCATCGCAACGCTTCTGATTCTCGGTATCCTTGCCGCGTTCGTAATACCAAAAGCGGATTCGGAAGATTCTAAGATGCTCAATGATATGAACGTCCTTCGTGCTCATATACGGTTCGCCCAGCTCAGGGCCATGGGCGACGATGGAACGTGGGGTCTGAATATAGCTGGTAGCGGCAAGTCCTATACCTTGGAGCGTAACGGCACCACGTCGGCGATGGTCAATCTGCCGGGTGAAGATTCCGCAACGTATGATTTTCAATCCACTGCGCTTTCAGTGACCCCAGGCCGCATCGAATTTGATGACCGGGGTCGACCTGTAGGTCCTTCAGAAACTCCATTGACGACAGATACGACAATCACGCCTACGGTAAGTGGCGAACATGGCTCTGTTAAACCCATCATTATTACGCAGCAGACAGGATTTATCAAATGA
- a CDS encoding type IV pilin protein yields the protein MSMNDTIHHRGFTLIELILTLVLVGFVGALILPFFYSGILTSDTPMKRVEKNQELQAFLDNAMEVFYDSNNGYYGFNTTIGLQPLRSDDFSNGTVGPMPDFANWLDANWNSLDGKDAIKNLSADYVTVEPTEASPYYTEFPSDKKVVRVVVEAKSGLKLVLYLGQDIYTQNKVRNTQIQ from the coding sequence ATGAGCATGAACGACACTATACACCACAGGGGCTTTACCCTCATCGAGTTGATTTTGACATTGGTTTTAGTCGGCTTTGTGGGAGCACTTATACTGCCATTCTTTTATTCAGGTATTTTAACAAGCGACACTCCGATGAAAAGGGTAGAGAAGAACCAAGAGCTGCAGGCTTTTTTGGATAATGCAATGGAAGTATTCTACGACTCGAATAATGGATACTATGGTTTCAACACGACGATTGGACTGCAACCTTTGCGATCAGATGATTTCTCTAATGGTACAGTGGGCCCCATGCCTGATTTTGCGAACTGGCTGGACGCAAATTGGAATAGTCTGGATGGTAAAGACGCTATTAAAAATCTCAGCGCAGACTATGTTACTGTCGAACCAACAGAGGCAAGCCCATACTATACAGAATTTCCTAGTGATAAAAAGGTTGTACGAGTGGTTGTCGAGGCTAAATCAGGTCTGAAGTTGGTTCTCTACCTCGGGCAAGACATTTATACACAGAACAAGGTTCGAAACACCCAAATTCAGTGA
- a CDS encoding type II secretion system protein, protein MKRIAPRGFTLLESIVSLVILGLVGSAFAYYLAWGAQGYVTSRESTQGSLAAQIALERLSFEIKAIVPRTTVSAATNQITYETSGNPNIPATRTLALDAANGRITLDGNLLLDGIATSNPTPTLTVNTYATDVSGDGATNDIESIVLNFSLAALPSMVFTKEIHPRGLVTLSP, encoded by the coding sequence ATGAAGCGCATTGCCCCACGCGGTTTTACCCTCCTCGAATCCATCGTCAGTCTGGTCATTCTCGGGCTCGTCGGCTCCGCCTTCGCCTACTATCTGGCCTGGGGCGCGCAGGGGTACGTCACCTCGCGCGAGTCCACCCAGGGCAGCCTGGCCGCGCAGATCGCGCTGGAGCGGCTCTCCTTCGAAATCAAGGCAATCGTGCCACGCACCACGGTGAGTGCGGCGACAAACCAAATCACTTACGAGACCAGCGGAAATCCGAACATCCCAGCGACGCGAACACTGGCGCTCGATGCGGCCAACGGCCGCATCACACTGGACGGCAATCTGCTCCTGGACGGTATCGCGACATCCAATCCCACGCCGACACTCACGGTGAACACCTACGCCACCGACGTGAGCGGTGACGGCGCCACCAACGACATCGAGTCCATCGTGCTCAACTTCTCCCTGGCCGCCCTGCCGTCCATGGTTTTCACCAAGGAGATCCATCCACGAGGACTCGTCACGCTCTCACCCTAA
- a CDS encoding prepilin-type N-terminal cleavage/methylation domain-containing protein — MVIQSDTYHRGFTLIEIIATLLLLSILAGLGLMLADTGGDGRDVATQLDLLRNHIRYAQSMAMKERTIWSFHYTGSSFWVSDSAGQRALPGTETPIQSAVSVTPDRNGAIYFDTYGIPCSDNATATPLTAATTFTVTAGSASESISLVPDTGYVQ; from the coding sequence ATGGTAATACAATCTGACACTTACCATAGAGGATTCACCCTCATCGAGATAATCGCCACGCTGCTGTTGCTCAGTATCCTGGCGGGTCTCGGTCTGATGCTCGCAGATACCGGCGGCGACGGCCGCGACGTGGCGACCCAACTCGACCTGTTGCGCAATCACATCCGCTACGCCCAGTCCATGGCCATGAAGGAGCGCACCATCTGGTCGTTCCACTACACCGGCTCCTCCTTCTGGGTGTCGGACTCCGCAGGCCAGCGCGCCCTGCCGGGCACCGAGACTCCTATCCAGTCGGCCGTGAGCGTCACCCCGGATCGTAACGGCGCCATCTACTTCGACACCTACGGCATTCCCTGCAGCGACAACGCCACTGCCACGCCGCTGACCGCCGCCACCACGTTCACCGTAACCGCCGGCTCCGCAAGCGAATCCATCTCGCTCGTGCCCGACACGGGGTATGTGCAATGA
- a CDS encoding RNA polymerase sigma factor, giving the protein MERLREREIITRVLAGEREQFACLVDAYKGQLFHIAYMMTGTAEEADDLVQETFAKVYENLYRFDLERRFFSWLYTICLNTVRRHLKRRSGREQVGRTMPVAAPGGSDHTDVSGNGHGAGDSAEEHYHRQERLARLGDSLAMLPVDMREAVALRFLNELSFKELGDILEVTPEAAKMRVYRGLARLKELMGEE; this is encoded by the coding sequence ATGGAGCGTCTCCGGGAACGAGAGATAATCACGCGAGTGCTCGCCGGTGAGCGGGAGCAGTTCGCCTGCCTGGTAGACGCTTACAAGGGCCAGCTCTTTCATATCGCCTATATGATGACCGGCACGGCCGAGGAGGCCGACGACCTGGTGCAGGAGACTTTCGCCAAGGTCTACGAGAACCTCTACCGCTTCGACCTGGAGCGGCGGTTTTTCTCCTGGCTGTACACCATCTGCCTGAACACGGTGCGCCGGCATCTGAAGAGACGCTCCGGCCGGGAGCAGGTGGGCCGGACCATGCCCGTGGCCGCCCCCGGAGGTTCGGACCACACGGATGTGAGCGGAAACGGGCATGGGGCAGGGGACTCTGCCGAGGAGCACTACCACCGCCAGGAACGGCTCGCCAGGCTGGGCGACTCCCTGGCCATGCTGCCGGTGGACATGCGAGAGGCCGTGGCGCTACGCTTCCTCAACGAGCTTTCGTTCAAGGAGCTCGGCGATATTCTGGAGGTGACGCCGGAAGCCGCCAAGATGCGCGTGTACCGCGGTCTGGCACGGCTCAAGGAGCTGATGGGCGAAGAATGA
- a CDS encoding formylglycine-generating enzyme family protein: MSRPVFSLRIPVPSIAQAAVSVLLAVGLCVWPGLSRGADTLGESPAPAWTEPVTGMEFALIPGGCFEMGRAPGVTEKLLEEVDQWFLDHHYADEEPRKEVCVDPFWLARREVSQGEWEKVTGDADKGCTQSGLGPDLPANFITYEEARDFAVKLSEMEQEHYEGNASSFRLPTEAEWEFACRAGQDTPYSTGWELTPDDARYRVSRKPSGGIQRTRTVAPVGSYPPNAYGVYDMHGNVEEWTASLYTPHPGEEPTFETRDSPRVIKGGSFLAPARNTRCGARKWAIGRYVSCQLGMRLVRNPPASPSPSQ; the protein is encoded by the coding sequence ATGTCCCGTCCAGTTTTCTCTTTGCGTATCCCTGTTCCATCCATTGCACAGGCGGCCGTTTCGGTTCTTCTGGCTGTCGGGTTGTGTGTATGGCCCGGCCTGAGCCGCGGCGCCGACACCCTGGGCGAATCGCCCGCTCCTGCCTGGACCGAGCCCGTCACCGGCATGGAGTTCGCGCTTATCCCTGGCGGCTGCTTCGAGATGGGCCGCGCGCCCGGCGTAACGGAAAAGCTGCTGGAGGAGGTGGACCAGTGGTTTCTGGACCACCATTACGCGGATGAAGAGCCGCGCAAGGAAGTCTGTGTCGACCCTTTCTGGCTGGCCCGCCGCGAGGTCTCGCAGGGAGAGTGGGAAAAGGTGACAGGCGACGCCGACAAGGGCTGCACGCAGTCCGGCCTCGGGCCGGACCTGCCGGCAAACTTCATTACCTACGAAGAGGCCCGGGACTTTGCAGTCAAGCTTTCCGAGATGGAGCAAGAGCATTACGAAGGCAATGCCAGTTCCTTTCGTCTACCGACTGAGGCGGAATGGGAGTTCGCCTGCCGGGCCGGCCAGGATACGCCGTATTCGACAGGGTGGGAGCTCACACCGGATGATGCGCGATATAGAGTAAGCCGCAAGCCAAGTGGAGGCATCCAGCGAACTCGCACGGTCGCCCCTGTCGGGAGCTACCCGCCTAATGCCTACGGCGTTTATGACATGCACGGAAACGTGGAGGAATGGACGGCCAGCCTCTATACCCCCCACCCGGGAGAGGAGCCGACGTTCGAAACGCGGGATTCCCCCCGAGTCATCAAGGGCGGATCTTTTTTGGCTCCCGCAAGAAATACGCGATGCGGCGCGAGAAAATGGGCTATCGGTCGCTACGTGAGTTGTCAGTTGGGGATGCGGCTGGTCCGGAATCCCCCCGCCTCCCCGAGTCCCTCACAATAA
- a CDS encoding Hsp20/alpha crystallin family protein, producing the protein MSIADLMEDFWRGSFSPETSPRTMGYPALDIAENEDSVTVTAEVPGMKAEDIDVTLERGVLTIKGEKKFEDERKGENFHRIERSYGSFQRVVQLPTEVDDEKVTANYKDGVLTLSMPKSPAAKKRKIEIGA; encoded by the coding sequence ATGTCGATAGCTGACTTGATGGAAGACTTCTGGCGCGGTTCCTTTTCCCCGGAGACCTCACCCAGGACCATGGGATATCCGGCTTTGGACATCGCCGAGAACGAAGACTCCGTGACCGTGACGGCCGAGGTGCCCGGCATGAAGGCCGAGGACATCGACGTGACCCTGGAGCGCGGCGTGCTGACCATCAAGGGCGAAAAGAAGTTCGAGGACGAACGCAAGGGCGAGAACTTCCACCGCATCGAACGCAGTTACGGCTCGTTCCAGCGGGTGGTGCAACTGCCCACCGAGGTGGACGATGAGAAGGTGACCGCCAACTACAAGGACGGCGTGCTGACCCTGTCCATGCCCAAGTCGCCGGCGGCCAAGAAGCGCAAGATCGAGATCGGGGCGTAA
- a CDS encoding IPT/TIG domain-containing protein, with translation MRSPTSPRTCARSLGQRGSILIHIIIGIVALGVLGAAMSQLYSESSVNVSTENHATRARYMAEGGLRYAQGELEAAGASEILGTVQRLNDTGNYTLGNDFFNLSVGGWSTIFADSPVSTGDKVGYFYTDLGYTPQSFCDNIQGKDSATTNDQIVLVRASETKQEYDQALNEITVDNCTVTAGGLIRLELSDAVTIGKDEAAFLGVKYLDKANKDLYAGSSFEVSSAARFFPEFNGYLWVKDQNGQPVGIYYDRIDCPATGYENCVVHISRTSEGIDLSQYDTDSYPSVPPFRVNNGKIVVLNSDKMKNYFIKSTGYSGPGWTAAEAVAINVVQNAPTLGSYPHEWMSSGLLEEYGVTPEDFPSEDMRYGKYENPNPSAPSSFYEGIEGLDRYNRFDNNALRAVARYGGSDWQLAIMHGAADIAAQTTFAWQDNVVEPFTLTYNLSPLNGFTISWQVGTSDVLTYQLPLPVPLGKSYVVGNVYIVSQIPYGSGPASIHLTDLAVDNLVIPEEYFGAAGTGAGNMENTTEGLAQWIVSQRNQESAFAKVTGNIALDWDAANPPADSVTDYGVAIYFDVHEISYLPTITSITPQTGTTAGGTNITTNFAAKVSPSGSYNAVFMARPYLNTGNPDRIELAGINLSVNGGGSTITVDSPAWNATAQPVNFWISDENGDHSNPWVYLYTAP, from the coding sequence ATGCGTTCCCCCACAAGCCCCCGCACCTGCGCACGCTCCCTCGGTCAACGCGGCAGCATCCTCATCCACATCATCATCGGCATCGTCGCGCTCGGCGTTCTGGGCGCGGCCATGAGCCAGCTCTACAGCGAGTCTTCGGTCAACGTCTCCACGGAGAACCACGCCACGCGCGCCAGGTACATGGCCGAGGGCGGCCTGCGCTATGCACAGGGCGAGCTGGAGGCAGCCGGCGCATCCGAGATCCTGGGGACGGTCCAGCGTCTCAACGACACGGGCAACTACACCCTGGGCAACGACTTCTTCAATCTTTCCGTGGGCGGCTGGTCCACCATCTTTGCCGACAGCCCGGTCTCCACCGGCGACAAGGTAGGCTACTTCTACACAGATCTCGGCTACACGCCGCAATCCTTCTGCGACAATATCCAGGGCAAGGACTCCGCCACCACCAACGACCAGATCGTGCTGGTACGCGCTTCCGAGACCAAGCAGGAGTACGACCAGGCGCTCAACGAGATCACCGTGGACAACTGCACGGTAACGGCCGGCGGGCTCATCCGGCTGGAGCTCTCCGATGCCGTGACCATAGGCAAGGACGAGGCCGCCTTTCTTGGCGTGAAGTATCTGGACAAGGCTAACAAGGACCTCTACGCGGGCAGCTCCTTCGAGGTCTCATCGGCCGCACGCTTCTTCCCGGAGTTCAATGGCTACCTGTGGGTGAAGGACCAGAACGGCCAGCCCGTCGGCATCTACTACGACCGCATCGATTGCCCGGCCACCGGGTATGAGAACTGCGTCGTGCACATCAGCAGGACCTCCGAAGGCATCGACCTGAGCCAGTACGACACGGACAGCTATCCTTCGGTGCCGCCGTTCCGCGTCAACAACGGCAAAATCGTGGTGCTCAACTCCGACAAGATGAAGAACTACTTCATCAAGAGCACGGGCTACTCCGGTCCGGGTTGGACCGCGGCCGAGGCCGTGGCGATCAACGTGGTGCAGAACGCCCCCACACTGGGCTCCTACCCGCACGAGTGGATGAGCTCCGGACTTTTAGAGGAGTACGGCGTCACGCCCGAGGACTTCCCTTCCGAGGACATGCGCTACGGCAAGTACGAGAACCCCAACCCCAGCGCGCCCAGCTCGTTTTACGAGGGCATAGAAGGGCTCGACCGCTATAACCGTTTCGACAACAACGCCCTGCGCGCCGTTGCCCGCTACGGCGGCTCCGACTGGCAGCTCGCCATCATGCACGGCGCCGCAGACATCGCGGCGCAGACCACCTTCGCCTGGCAGGACAACGTGGTCGAACCGTTTACCCTGACCTACAACCTCTCGCCGCTCAACGGGTTCACCATCTCCTGGCAGGTGGGAACCTCCGATGTGCTCACGTATCAGCTGCCCCTGCCCGTGCCGCTTGGCAAGTCCTATGTGGTGGGCAACGTCTACATCGTCAGCCAGATTCCCTACGGCTCCGGCCCGGCCTCTATCCACCTGACAGACCTTGCCGTGGACAACCTCGTGATCCCGGAGGAGTATTTCGGCGCAGCCGGCACTGGCGCTGGCAACATGGAAAACACCACGGAAGGCCTTGCCCAGTGGATCGTGTCGCAACGCAACCAGGAATCGGCCTTTGCCAAGGTGACGGGCAACATCGCCCTGGATTGGGACGCGGCCAACCCGCCGGCGGACAGCGTGACCGACTACGGCGTGGCCATCTACTTCGATGTCCACGAGATCTCGTACCTGCCCACCATAACCAGCATCACGCCGCAGACAGGCACCACGGCCGGCGGCACCAACATCACCACGAACTTCGCGGCCAAGGTCTCACCCAGCGGATCCTACAACGCCGTGTTCATGGCGCGACCATACCTGAATACGGGCAACCCGGACCGCATCGAGCTCGCCGGCATAAACCTCTCCGTAAACGGCGGCGGGTCGACCATCACCGTGGACTCGCCGGCCTGGAACGCCACAGCGCAGCCCGTGAACTTCTGGATATCTGACGAGAACGGCGACCACTCCAACCCGTGGGTCTATCTGTACACGGCGCCGTAG
- a CDS encoding type II secretion system protein, whose amino-acid sequence MRPPITDMRQRGLTLIEVIIAVVVLGSAAALLTSMMGASLTRSYDTVAIVDSEVTAEQVLEQIQADFIQLINTSGDTSTTITTMQGRINNGDYQGAEVMPGFTLWTDSNTLASDALAVRVNVNGKVLETYFSKTRSTTDVLRQMY is encoded by the coding sequence ATGAGACCTCCCATCACTGACATGCGCCAGCGCGGCCTGACACTCATCGAAGTCATCATCGCGGTCGTCGTCCTCGGCTCGGCTGCGGCCCTGCTTACCTCCATGATGGGCGCCTCGCTCACGCGCAGCTATGACACCGTGGCGATCGTAGACTCCGAGGTGACCGCCGAGCAGGTGCTGGAGCAGATCCAGGCTGACTTCATCCAGCTCATCAACACCTCAGGCGACACCTCCACCACCATCACCACCATGCAGGGCAGGATCAACAATGGCGATTACCAGGGTGCCGAGGTCATGCCCGGTTTCACCCTGTGGACAGATTCCAACACTCTGGCTTCCGACGCCCTGGCCGTGCGGGTCAACGTGAACGGCAAGGTGCTGGAAACCTATTTCTCCAAAACGCGCTCCACCACGGACGTGCTGCGGCAGATGTATTAG
- a CDS encoding prepilin-type N-terminal cleavage/methylation domain-containing protein, translating to MNMQSYSPGAKGFTMIELIATMVILGLIGAIGAVGFSQALRGYTLAASNAELAQKAQVALTRLSVELMHMTQISASNSTSITYTPVFDPLSNATGTHTIGYDSSAKVLTWDGNTLVDDVDTFSVAFYDDQGGTASSTFMPNTTDLIEVTLGLRNAAGNTVTFTDRIFPVVYKSENRF from the coding sequence ATGAATATGCAGAGCTATTCTCCAGGGGCTAAGGGCTTTACGATGATCGAGCTCATCGCGACCATGGTCATTCTGGGGTTGATCGGTGCGATCGGTGCCGTTGGCTTTTCCCAGGCGCTTCGTGGCTATACCTTGGCTGCGAGCAACGCTGAATTGGCACAAAAGGCACAAGTTGCGCTGACTAGGTTGAGCGTGGAGTTGATGCATATGACTCAGATATCGGCATCCAACTCCACATCGATTACGTATACCCCCGTCTTCGACCCACTTTCGAATGCTACGGGAACACACACGATTGGTTACGATAGCAGTGCCAAAGTCCTGACTTGGGATGGCAATACCTTGGTGGATGATGTGGATACTTTTTCTGTGGCATTTTACGATGATCAAGGTGGGACAGCATCATCCACGTTCATGCCGAACACTACAGATTTAATTGAAGTAACTCTCGGTTTAAGGAACGCTGCAGGGAATACCGTCACTTTTACCGATAGAATTTTCCCAGTGGTGTATAAGTCTGAGAATAGATTCTAG
- a CDS encoding ABC transporter permease, translating to MFLSLKIALSSLAAHKLRAILAMLGVFLGALALTGVQHVSLGLVRQAEIEIEKLGPNLFIAMSGQVHMRPSGSASASRAAATFTRADARALIQSLPSAEDGAPYVTKQLAVRYQAIKVPSVVVGTTPNYEKVRSLRLAYGRFFTQHDVDDREMVCVIGNTIATKLFGSPTTALGRLVYYAQAPMRIIGVLEPMGADIVGTDQDEQVFVPITTFMRRMSNQDYINGVYINLRRSEDAERAKEAASAILRRRHTLTSSEKDDFSVLTAKDTVQLQQQALDLVQTLGVISSSISFAVGGLGILSIMILLVRSRRLEIGVRRAVGATRLDIVRQFLLESGMMATVGGGLGVGLALGVLAIVSVTTGFPFVLEPVFTALAIGGSAALGLAAGAYPAWQASQLEILDVLR from the coding sequence ATGTTTCTCAGCCTGAAGATCGCGCTCTCATCCCTTGCCGCGCACAAGCTGCGCGCCATCCTCGCCATGCTCGGCGTGTTCCTCGGCGCCCTGGCCCTCACCGGGGTCCAGCACGTCTCCCTGGGTCTGGTGCGCCAGGCCGAGATCGAGATCGAGAAGCTCGGCCCCAACCTCTTTATCGCCATGTCCGGCCAGGTGCACATGCGCCCCAGCGGCTCGGCCAGCGCCTCCAGAGCCGCGGCCACCTTCACCCGGGCCGACGCCCGCGCCCTCATCCAGAGTCTCCCCTCGGCCGAGGACGGCGCGCCCTACGTCACAAAGCAGCTCGCTGTGCGCTATCAGGCCATCAAGGTGCCGTCCGTGGTGGTGGGCACCACGCCCAACTACGAAAAAGTGCGCAGCCTGCGCCTGGCCTACGGCCGGTTCTTCACCCAGCACGACGTGGACGACCGCGAGATGGTCTGCGTGATCGGCAACACCATCGCCACCAAGCTGTTCGGCTCTCCGACCACGGCGCTGGGCCGGCTGGTCTACTATGCGCAAGCGCCCATGCGCATCATCGGCGTGCTGGAGCCCATGGGTGCGGATATCGTGGGCACCGACCAGGACGAGCAGGTCTTCGTGCCCATCACCACCTTCATGCGCCGCATGTCCAACCAGGACTACATCAACGGCGTGTACATCAACCTGCGCCGGTCCGAAGACGCCGAGCGGGCCAAGGAGGCGGCATCGGCCATCCTGCGCCGCCGTCACACCCTCACCTCCAGCGAGAAGGACGATTTCAGCGTGCTCACGGCCAAGGACACCGTGCAGCTCCAGCAACAGGCCCTGGACCTGGTGCAGACCCTCGGCGTCATCAGCTCCAGCATTTCCTTTGCCGTGGGCGGTCTCGGCATCCTTTCCATCATGATTCTGCTGGTCCGCTCCCGCCGGCTGGAGATCGGCGTGCGCCGCGCCGTAGGCGCCACGCGGCTGGACATCGTGCGCCAGTTCCTGCTCGAATCCGGCATGATGGCCACCGTGGGCGGCGGCCTGGGCGTGGGCCTGGCCCTGGGCGTGCTCGCCATTGTCTCCGTGACCACCGGCTTCCCCTTTGTGCTGGAGCCCGTGTTCACGGCCCTGGCCATTGGCGGATCGGCAGCTCTCGGCCTGGCCGCCGGCGCCTACCCCGCCTGGCAAGCCTCGCAGCTGGAAATTCTGGACGTGCTTCGATAA
- a CDS encoding type IV pilus modification PilV family protein yields the protein MYYQEKRQKKNMVFWSSANSQAGFSLIYMVVALTVLSALAAGVMGLTTSSNYSEVADRYAIQARYAAISGLNYISGWNENYFDLEEKTIQLTDDSGNVVSLIRFLDVKEGQEPPYINTAEILGIAAPGTPHESRYKLHARFFGADANYVGFLEEGTTNDDDNSTDLKDFDDFEVVVSDPNKEPIVKDYEKGRFTIGANQNSAFAAMTYAGNATMNFGENNCTEGECQFRYGLRAFMTVWYNKNDADGLVLTFFNGENNDWDSVGGHSTHGELIGYAGDSRYQDGGWKFLDPEMNGIQPPKIGFEIDNWGNYHPKICNDISDGNRWTTDYDYPFNAMTGGPNSGSRFDPGGHGVNGVDHLAVDLWGLDQKYMCAYREFAATTAEGAQTFDDNTHGFTSHMMDPMLAYTEDKYPGGATNYVRMYNGGVTRVGQAFRLEDLTGMRDPRLDTNQRVIAASFYVRPHGHPTGTMHAKLYNSDGGVLGATALPAGEVNNDFTSRGVATDMVFFDSNLHSDYEDTTEWRLVTFYFNADHSDFKYSPKQDLNSPYKTLADIYPSDMVVAPNHNYVIVLEYDDGSSYNAVDVAVDKSSSWPGNYVQYDESTHNWSADGTWTPIYYVHLYEQIFRFMDNVPYFDEAPPAGGGFDNYELYHHRNALRIEIDRAQNATAFGDEMRYKYNIRAWVRRCSDETIEEDCPDYVGTFFSDTRRDLNATKNPPAIDTDIFLTQAQHDAYDRVLIGFTEATGGSTQIATFGHFIVRFKRPNDSTINEVAYPGNR from the coding sequence ATGTATTATCAAGAGAAGAGACAGAAAAAGAATATGGTGTTCTGGAGCTCCGCGAATAGCCAGGCCGGTTTTTCTTTAATCTACATGGTTGTAGCGCTTACGGTGCTTTCGGCTCTGGCTGCCGGTGTTATGGGGCTTACGACGAGCTCAAATTACTCCGAAGTCGCAGATCGCTATGCGATCCAGGCGCGGTATGCTGCTATCTCGGGGTTGAACTATATTTCGGGATGGAATGAGAACTATTTTGATCTCGAAGAGAAGACCATACAGCTTACTGATGACTCTGGAAATGTCGTCAGTCTCATACGCTTCCTCGATGTTAAGGAAGGACAGGAACCTCCGTATATAAACACGGCAGAAATCCTTGGTATCGCTGCGCCGGGCACACCGCATGAGTCTCGGTATAAGCTCCATGCGCGTTTTTTTGGTGCCGATGCGAACTACGTAGGCTTTCTTGAAGAGGGAACAACAAACGATGACGACAATTCAACAGATCTTAAAGACTTTGATGACTTCGAGGTCGTCGTTTCAGATCCGAACAAGGAGCCTATCGTAAAGGATTACGAGAAAGGACGATTTACAATTGGTGCGAACCAGAACAGTGCGTTTGCTGCAATGACCTATGCAGGAAACGCCACCATGAACTTTGGTGAGAACAACTGCACTGAAGGAGAATGCCAGTTCCGTTACGGCCTGCGAGCATTCATGACTGTCTGGTACAACAAGAACGATGCAGATGGTCTTGTGCTGACGTTTTTCAATGGCGAAAACAACGACTGGGATTCTGTTGGCGGCCACTCCACACATGGTGAGTTGATCGGGTATGCTGGTGACTCCAGGTATCAGGATGGTGGTTGGAAATTTTTGGACCCGGAGATGAACGGAATTCAGCCGCCAAAGATAGGTTTCGAAATTGACAACTGGGGTAACTACCATCCGAAAATCTGCAACGATATATCGGATGGTAATCGTTGGACTACTGATTACGATTATCCATTCAATGCCATGACCGGCGGACCCAACTCTGGCAGTCGTTTTGACCCAGGCGGCCATGGGGTGAACGGCGTTGACCACTTAGCTGTGGATTTATGGGGTCTCGACCAGAAATATATGTGCGCCTACAGGGAATTTGCAGCAACAACAGCAGAGGGTGCACAGACTTTTGACGACAATACACATGGTTTCACGAGCCATATGATGGATCCCATGCTCGCGTATACAGAGGATAAATATCCTGGGGGGGCAACAAACTATGTTCGTATGTACAACGGCGGTGTCACTCGTGTAGGTCAAGCTTTTAGATTGGAAGACCTTACCGGCATGCGTGATCCTCGGCTTGATACGAACCAGCGGGTCATCGCGGCGAGTTTCTATGTGCGGCCCCACGGACACCCCACCGGTACTATGCATGCCAAGCTGTATAACTCGGATGGCGGCGTGCTCGGCGCAACAGCATTGCCTGCGGGCGAGGTGAATAACGACTTTACCAGCCGTGGTGTAGCGACGGATATGGTCTTTTTTGATTCCAACTTGCATTCAGACTATGAGGACACCACGGAATGGCGATTGGTGACGTTCTATTTTAATGCTGATCATAGCGATTTTAAATACTCACCGAAGCAAGATTTGAATTCACCATATAAAACTCTTGCTGATATATATCCGAGTGATATGGTGGTTGCACCCAATCATAATTATGTGATTGTTCTTGAGTATGATGATGGCAGCAGCTACAATGCTGTCGATGTCGCAGTCGATAAGAGCTCAAGTTGGCCTGGGAACTACGTCCAATATGATGAGTCTACCCATAACTGGAGTGCAGATGGCACATGGACTCCTATCTATTATGTGCATCTGTATGAACAAATATTCAGGTTTATGGATAATGTTCCTTACTTCGACGAGGCTCCTCCTGCTGGTGGTGGCTTTGATAACTATGAACTGTATCATCATCGGAATGCATTACGTATCGAGATCGACAGAGCCCAAAATGCAACGGCGTTCGGTGATGAAATGCGGTATAAGTACAATATCCGTGCCTGGGTACGCCGTTGTAGCGACGAAACGATTGAGGAAGATTGCCCTGACTACGTCGGTACCTTCTTCTCCGACACCCGAAGGGATTTGAACGCAACGAAGAATCCTCCTGCAATCGATACGGATATTTTCCTGACGCAAGCCCAACACGATGCGTATGATCGTGTACTTATTGGATTTACAGAGGCAACAGGTGGATCAACGCAGATCGCTACGTTCGGGCATTTCATAGTACGTTTCAAGAGACCCAACGATAGTACCATTAATGAAGTTGCCTATCCCGGCAATCGTTAA